GACACCTCTTCGTTGAGCTAGTTGGCGAGCTATGGCTGCTCGACACAGGCGCACCCACCAGCTTCGGCGCGTCGCGCAGCATCACCATCGCTGGTGAGCAGTTTAGCCTTGGCAGCAGTTATCTTGGCCTTACCTCCGAGACGCTCTCGCAGTTCGTCGGCGTACCTTGCGTCGGTCTCCTCGGTGCAGACGTTCTCGGTCGCTTCGACCACATTTTCGACACCACAGCCGGCAGCCTCACAGTTTCGACGGCCGAACTGTCGCACATCGGCCTGACCGTTCGCTTGGACGAGTTCATGGGCATTCCGATCATCACGGCTCGCGTCGGCGGTCGCAACTGCCGGATGTTCTTCGACACTGGCGCTCAGATTTCCTACTTCCAGGGCGACTCGCTCACGGAGTTTCCGTACGCCGGCTGCGTCACTGACTTCTATCCCGGCGTTGGTCAATTCCAGACCGATACGCACGAAGTTCCAGTATCACTCGGCGGCGTCTCGTTTGTTCTCCGCTGCGGCATGTTGCCCGGCCTGCTAGGAATGACCCTGATGATGGCGGGTACGGAAGGCATTATCGGCAACGCGATTCTCAGCAATCGAACCGTTGGATACTTTCCACGCCGCCGCTCGATGATCCTATGAGCACGAGAAGAACGCCTAACAACCGGTTGCAGCGGACGGTCCGCTCCGCGGCCCGCCGCTGAACCGCAGCGTTAGGCTCACAATCTTATGCCGAAGCTTCATACTCACTATGACAACTTGAAGGTTGCGCGGAACGCCCCGCCGGAGGTCATCCGCGCGGCTTACAAGACGCTGTCTCAGCGGTTCCACCCAGACCGGAATCCGGGTGAC
This portion of the Blastocatellia bacterium genome encodes:
- a CDS encoding DnaJ domain-containing protein — protein: MPKLHTHYDNLKVARNAPPEVIRAAYKTLSQRFHPDRNPGD